One window of the Lachancea thermotolerans CBS 6340 chromosome A complete sequence genome contains the following:
- the AIR1 gene encoding TRAMP complex RNA-binding subunit (similar to uniprot|P40507 Saccharomyces cerevisiae YIL079C AIR1 and similar to uniprot|Q12476 Saccharomyces cerevisiae YDL175C AIR2), whose product MSLKNPSSSQTHDNNRNAYQENRMASLLSEYESHDTLSFVKSTTPTPGASEGILAPSIDEVDSNPEDLRYLRGKGRYFGVDDPSDPSLDAEPKCNNCSQRGHLKRNCPHVICAYCGIMDDHYTQQCPKAIKCANCGEEGHYRSQCPRQARRIYCTECNSKNHARERCPSIWRSYYLRERTFHRTLHIERVFCYNCGHQGHFGDDCSMRRSSKVPNEDGSAFSGENLPQELKAEYSRNLKESRLRFTQEFTFDRRQRLAAPLGEGLVGKREDTASSRRNSERKKRNKPDFGARPSQGFPKPARNVSEPFKRNPPGRRPQKSFRASSQGNRGGRGSSPGASNSSWGDFEPLRGSRAHNKPSQRSSKFSQRSNKSSQRSAKPSSPRNAFPFKKRKKGPG is encoded by the coding sequence atgagcttgaaaaatcctagctcatcgcagacCCACGACAACAACAGAAACGCATACCAGGAGAACCGCATGGCGTCTTTGCTGTCAGAATATGAGTCTCATGACACTCTCTCGTTTGTGAAAAGTACGACGCCGACTCCGGGGGCCAGCGAGGGAATCCTCGCGCCGTCGATCGACGAAGTGGACTCCAACCCGGAAGACCTGCGATACCTGCGCGGAAAAGGCCGTTATTTCGGTGTCGACGACCCTTCAGACCCTAGTCTCGATGCAGAGCCGAAGTGCAATAACTGCTCGCAGCGTGGCCACCTTAAGCGCAACTGCCCACATGTGATCTGCGCGTACTGCGGTATCATGGATGACCATTACACGCAGCAGTGTCCGAAGGCCATTAAGTGCGCCAATTGTGGGGAGGAGGGCCACTACCGGAGTCAGTGCCCGCGTCAAGCTAGACGCATCTACTGTACAGAGTGCAATAGCAAGAACCACGCTCGAGAGCGGTGCCCAAGCATCTGGAGGAGCTATTACCTGCGTGAGAGGACCTTTCATCGCACACTGCATATAGAGCGCGTGTTCTGTTACAACTGCGGCCATCAGGGCCACTTTGGAGATGATTGTAGCATGCGCCGGTCCTCCAAGGTGCCTAACGAGGACGGAAGCGCCTTTTCTGGCGAAAATTTACCACAGGAGTTGAAAGCTGAGTACTCGCGCAACCTGAAGGAAAGTCGGCTGCGATTCACCCAAGAGTTCACCTTCGATCGCCGTCAGCGACTCGCAGCGCCGTTGGGCGAAGGACTAGTAGGGAAACGCGAGGACACTGCCAGCTCGCGCCGGAACTCCGAGCGAAAAAAACGAAACAAGCCTGACTTTGGGGCGCGTCCTTCTCAAGGATTTCCGAAGCCCGCTAGGAATGTCTCTGAGCCGTTCAAGCGGAATCCGCCCGGTCGCCGTCCACAGAAATCTTTCCGGGCCTCATCGCAGGGAAACCGCGGTGGGCGCGGATCTTCACCAGGGGCTTCAAACTCGTCGTGGGGAGACTTTGAGCCACTAAGAGGCTCGCGGGCGCATAATAAGCCCTCGCAACGCTCCTCTAAATTCTCGCAACGCTCCAACAAGTCCTCACAGCGGTCGGCCAAACCTTCTTCGCCGCGGAACGCGTttcctttcaagaagcgGAAGAAAGGCCCGGGGTGA
- the SNA4 gene encoding Sna4p (similar to uniprot|Q07549 Saccharomyces cerevisiae YDL123W SNA4 Protein of unknown function localized to the vacuolar outer membrane) — MCFYCHCFTVSDLILYIVGFFIPPVAVLLRSGCCSSDLLLNILLTMLGVVPGMLHAFYYITMTSPLRREENRYYYQSGWDDGRRSRHQGSPGASEREHVVREEPSAVTPLMPNTGVGKPASGAPPPYTESV, encoded by the coding sequence ATGTGCTTTTACTGTCACTGTTTTACAGTTTCTGATCTCATCCTCTACATAGTAGGATTCTTTATTCCACCAGTTGCAgtgttgttgagaagtGGGTGCTGCTCATCAGACCTTCTTCTCAACATCCTGCTGACTATGCTTGGAGTGGTACCAGGTATGCTCCATGCATTTTACTACATTACCATGACAAGCCCGCTAAGAAGAGAGGAAAATAGGTATTATTACCAAAGTGGCTGGGATGATGGCCGTCGCAGCCGGCATCAAGGATCACCAGGCGCGAGCGAGCGCGAGCATGTGGTTAGAGAGGAGCCTTCGGCCGTGACACCGCTGATGCCTAACACTGGCGTTGGTAAACCGGCTTCGGGGGCCCCTCCTCCATACACTGAGAGTGTGTAG
- a CDS encoding uncharacterized protein (similar to uniprot|Q12257 Saccharomyces cerevisiae YDL177C Hypothetical ORF), translating into MSMSKTVFRRAFAAMRSWNESELVIDRKSKFQGRCVKINNQDEIPGILQELVDTNKAVSKASHPHMYAWRTGEVAHEEVSTGKRGKKGVKTETTVRGLQQGFHDGGEAGAGQRLLTLLERSGLVNILVIVTRWYGGTPLGSARFRMIAAAAAESLKAAEGK; encoded by the coding sequence ATGTCAATGAGTAAAACAGTTTTTCGAAGGGCATTTGCAGCTATGAGGAGTTGGAACGAATCAGAGCTCGTAATCGATAGGAAATCCAAATTTCAAGGCAGATGTGTGAAGATTAACAACCAAGATGAGATACCTGGTATTCTCCAGGAGCTTGTAGATACCAACAAAGCCGTGTCTAAAGCGAGCCATCCGCACATGTATGCTTGGAGGACCGGAGAGGTCGCGCATGAAGAGGTCTCGACTGGAAAGAGAGGCAAAAAAGGTGTGAAAACGGAAACAACAGTTCGCGGTTTGCAGCAAGGCTTCCACGATGGTGGAGAAGCAGGCGCTGGTCAGCGGCTACTCACTCTACTGGAGAGGAGCGGTTTAGTGAATATTCTCGTCATAGTAACTAGGTGGTATGGGGGTACACCTTTAGGATCTGCAAGATTTCGAATGATagctgctgccgctgctgAAAGCCTGAAGGCGGCAGAGGGAAAGTAA
- the DLD2 gene encoding D-lactate dehydrogenase (highly similar to uniprot|P46681 Saccharomyces cerevisiae YDL178W DLD2 D-lactate dehydrogenase located in the mitochondrial matrix): protein MLRSTVRKPLQLASRVKLSTASWSASRRAVPLQAGRVWWPKVQEYSTKIQPKLTAESYPDVHRFSGFKKLADEDLSFFRSILSDSEILQAKADEDLALFNEDWMRKYKGQSQLVLRPKSVNQVSQILKYCNEQKLAVVPQGGNTGLVGGSVPVFDEIVLSLTQLNKIRDFDPVSGILKCDAGVILENADSFLAEHGYIFPMDLGAKGSCHVGGIVATNAGGLRLLRYGSLHGTVLGLEVVLPNGEILDSMNALRKDNTGYDLKQMFIGSEGTIGVITGVSILTPPRPKAFNVSFLGVESYEAVQKTFVQAKQELSEILSAFEFMDLNSQRLTKEHLKDVPHPLEEEYPFYILIETSGSNKEHDDVKLETFLEKAMEDGTVLDGVVAQDETELRNLWQWREMIPESSQAGGGVYKYDVSLPLKDLYSLVEAANAKLTEKGLLSVEDTSKPVISAIGYGHVGDGNLHLNVAVREYSKDVEKALEPFVYEHVSSKNGSISAEHGLGFQKKNYIGYSKNDQEIKMIKQLKNLYDPNAILNPYKYV from the coding sequence ATGCTCAGATCGACTGTTCGTAAACCTCTACAGCTAGCCTCCAGAGTCAAACTCAGTACGGCTTCCTGGAGTGCGTCAAGGAGAGCGGTACCACTGCAGGCGGGCAGAGTGTGGTGGCCAAAAGTGCAGGAGTACTCCACGAAAATTCAGCCTAAATTAACCGCTGAATCATACCCAGATGTTCACCGCTTTTCgggtttcaaaaagctggctGACGAGGACTTATCGTTTTTCAGATCCATCTTGTCTGACAGCGAAATTTTACAGGCAAAGGCCGATGAGGACCTCGCTTTATTTAACGAGGATTGGATGCGCAAGTACAAGGGCCAGTCTCAGCTCGTTTTAAGACCCAAATCGGTGAACCAAGTGTCGCAGATCCTCAAGTACTGTAACGAGCAAAAGTTGGCTGTCGTTCCCCAGGGCGGTAACACCGGTTTAGTCGGCGGGTCAGTGCCCGTTTTCGACGAGATCGTGCTGAGTCTCACACaactcaacaaaatccGTGACTTTGACCCCGTCAGTGGAATTCTAAAGTGCGACGCAGGTGTAATTCTCGAGAATGCGGACTCTTTCTTGGCGGAGCATGGATATATATTCCCAATGGACCTTGGCGCCAAAGGTTCCTGCCATGTTGGAGGCATCGTAGCTACCAATGCTGGTGGCTTGAGATTATTGCGCTACGGCTCTCTTCATGGTACTGTCTTGGGTCTGGAAGTGGTCTTACCTAACGGAGAAATCCTTGATTCTATGAACGCGCTCAGAAAGGACAACACGGGCTATGACCTGAAGCAGATGTTCATTGGATCTGAGGGTACCATCGGTGTCATTACTGGTGTTTCTATCTTGACACCCCCCCGTCCAAAGGCCTTCAACGTCAGCTTCCTAGGTGTGGAGAGCTACGAGGCTGTCCAGAAGACATTTGTGCAAGCTAAGCAGGAGCTGTCTGAAATTTTGTCTGCTTTCGAGTTCATGGACCTCAACTCTCAAAGGCTCACTAAGGAGCACTTGAAAGATGTTCCTCACCCTCTCGAGGAAGAGTATCCATTCTACATCTTGATCGAAACATCTGGATCCAACAAGGAGCACGATGATGTCAAGCTCGAAAcgtttttggagaaggctATGGAGGATGGTACTGTTTTAGACGGTGTTGTGGCCCAAGACGAGACCGAGTTGCGCAACCTGTGGCAATGGAGAGAAATGATCCCAGAGTCTAGTCAGGCCGGCGGCGGTGTTTACAAGTACGACGTTTCCTTACCTCTCAAGGATCTTTACTCTTTGGTTGAGGCTGCTAATGCGAAGTTGACTGAAAAGGGTCTGCTAAGTGTCGAGGACACCTCTAAGCCAGTTATCAGCGCCATCGGATATGGCCATGTGGGTGATGGTAATTTGCACTTGAACGTCGCGGTCAGGGAATACTCTAAAGACGTCGAGAAGGCGTTAGAGCCTTTCGTCTACGAACACGTTTCTTCTAAGAACGGTTCCATCAGCGCTGAGCATGGTTTGggcttccagaagaaaaactACATTGGTTACTCCAAGAATGACCAAGAGATCAAGATGATTaagcagctgaagaaccTTTATGACCCTAATGCAATCTTGAACCCTTACAAGTACGTTTAA
- the HNT1 gene encoding adenosine 5'-monophosphoramidase (similar to uniprot|Q04344 Saccharomyces cerevisiae YDL125C) — MSAPVAHDAACIFCKIIKATTGEIPSFKLIETKYSFSFLDIQPTAEAHALVIPKFHGAKLHNVPDEYLADILPVTKKLAQATGLAIDSPEGVGYNVLQNNGRIAHQIVDHVHFHLIPKRDEKTGLVVGWPSLETDFEKLGQLHKELLAKIEAHQ; from the exons ATGTCCGCTCCAGTTGCCCATGACGCCGCCTGCATTTTCTGCAAGATCATTAAAG CTACCACAGGCGAAATCCCTTCCTTCAAGCTTATTGAAACAAAATACTCTTTCTCCTTCCTCGACATTCAGCCAACTGCTGAGGCACATGCGTTAGTTATCCCCAAATTCCATGGCGCTAAGTTGCACAACGTGCCCGACGAATACCTCGCCGACATCCTGCCCGTTACTAAAAAGCTGGCACAGGCAACCGGTCTAGCGATTGACTCGCCCGAAGGCGTCGGCTACAACGTGCTGCAGAACAATGGCAGAATTGCGCACCAGATCGTCGACCACGTTCACTTTCACTTGATCCCCAAGCGCGACGAAAAGACCGGCTTGGTCGTTGGCTGGCCCTCTCTGGAAACTGACTTCGAAAAGCTCGGCCAGTTGCACAAGGAGCTGCTTGCCAAGATTGAGGCGCACCAGTAA
- the CDC48 gene encoding AAA family ATPase CDC48 (highly similar to uniprot|P25694 Saccharomyces cerevisiae YDL126C CDC48 ATPase in ER nuclear membrane and cytosol with homology to mammalian p97 in a complex with Npl4p and Ufd1p participates in retrotranslocation of ubiquitinated proteins from the ER into the cytosol for degradation by the proteasome), which produces MADDKKSLLDASGVEKREEDATATAILRRKKKDNMLMVDDAVNDDNSVIAINSNTMDLLQLFRGDTVLVKGKKRKDTVLIVLIDDELENGVCRVNRVVRNNLRIRLGDLVTIHACPDIKYASRISVLPIADTVEGLTGSLFDVYLKPYFVEAYRPVRKGDHFVVRGGMRQVEFKVVDVEPEEYAVVAQDTVIHSEGEPINREDEENNINEVGYDDIGGCRKQMAQIRELVELPLRHPQLFKAIGIKPPRGILMYGPPGTGKTLMARAVANETGAFFFLINGPEVMSKMAGESESNLRKAFEEAEKNAPAIIFIDEIDSIAPKRDKTNGEVERRVVSQLLTLMDGMKARSNVVVIAATNRPNSIDPALRRFGRFDREVDIGIPDATGRLEVLRIHTKNMKLADDVDLEVLAAETHGYVGADIASLCSEAAMQQIREKMDMIDLDEDEIDAEVLDSLGVTMDNFKFALGNSNPSALRETVVESVNVTWDDIGGLDEIKEELKETVEYPVLHPDQYTKFGLSPSKGVLFYGPPGTGKTLLAKAVATEVSANFISVKGPELLSMWYGESESNIRDIFDKARAAAPTVVFLDELDSIAKARGGSVGDAGGASDRVVNQLLTEMDGMNAKKNVFVIGATNRPDQIDPAILRPGRLDQLIYVPLPDEMARLSILNAQLRNTPLEPGLELSTIAKATQGFSGADLSYIVQRAAKFAIKDSIEAQRRALAEQQSRVKTEDVEMGDGAEAAEPAAADEEIEDAVPYITKEHFSEAMKTAKRSVSDAELRRYEAYSQQMKASRGQYSNFSFDDSPSANQPAGTNERSGAAFGEGAEEDDDLYS; this is translated from the coding sequence ATGGCTGACGACAAGAAATCTTTACTGGACGCCTCTGGCGTCGAAAAGAGAGAGGAGGATGCTACCGCAACCGCGATTCTCAGacgcaaaaagaaggacaacATGCTGATGGTCGATGACGCTGTCAACGATGACAACTCAGTGATCGCGATCAATTCCAACACAATGGACTTGTTGCAGTTGTTCCGTGGTGATACAGTTCTGGTCAAGGGCAAAAAGCGCAAGGACACCGTCTTGATCGTGCTGATTGATGACGAGCTGGAGAACGGCGTGTGCCGTGTTAACCGTGTGGTGCGTAACAACTTGCGTATCCGCCTGGGTGACTTGGTCACGATCCATGCGTGCCCAGACATCAAGTACGCATCTCGGATTTCGGTGCTCCCTATTGCGGACACCGTTGAAGGTCTCACAGGCAGCCTGTTCGACGTTTACCTGAAGCCTTACTTCGTGGAAGCATACCGTCCTGTGAGAAAGGGCGACCACTTTGTTGTCAGAGGTGGTATGAGACAGGTCGAGTTCAAGGTCGTGGACGTCGAGCCCGAGGAATACGCTGTTGTCGCTCAAGACACAGTTATCCACTCTGAGGGTGAGCCAATCAACCgcgaagacgaggagaaCAACATCAATGAGGTCGGTTACGACGACATCGGTGGTTGCCGCAAGCAAATGGCTCAGATCAGAGAGCTCGTTGAGTTGCCTTTGAGACACCctcaacttttcaaagccattGGTATCAAGCCTCCAAGAGGTATTCTGATGTACGGTCCACCTGGTACCGGTAAAACGCTGATGGCAAGGGCCGTTGCCAACGAGACCggcgctttcttcttcctgatCAACGGTCCTGAAGTTATGTCCAAAATGGCCGGTGAATCGGAGTCGAACTTGCGTaaagctttcgaagaagctgagaaaAACGCTCCCGCCATTATTTTCATCGACGAGATCGACTCTATCGCACCAAAGCGTGACAAGACCAACGGTGAAGTTGAGAGGAGAGTTGTGTCGCAGCTGTTGACCTTAATGGACGGTATGAAGGCAAGATCCAACGTTGTAGTGATTGCCGCTACCAACAGACCTAACTCGATCGACCCCGCTCTGAGAAGATTCGGTAGATTCGACCGTGAAGTCGACATTGGTATTCCAGACGCTACCGGTAGACTGGAAGTACTGCGCATTCACACCAAGAACATGAAGCTGGCTGACGACGTTGACCTCGAGGTGCTCGCTGCCGAAACGCATGGTTACGTTGGTGCTGATATAGCTTCCTTATGTTCTGAGGCTGCTATGCAACAGATTCGTGAGAAGATGGACATGATCGATTTGGATGAGGACGAAATTGATGCCGAGGTTCTTGACTCCCTGGGAGTTACTATGgacaacttcaagtttgcCCTAGGCAACTCCAACCCATCTGCACTACGTGAGACTGTGGTGGAGAGCGTCAATGTTACATGGGACGACATTGGTGGCTTGGACGAAATCAAGGAGGAACTGAAGGAAACCGTCGAATACCCAGTCTTGCACCCAGACCAATACACAAAGTTTGGTTTGTCTCCTTCCAAGGGTGTGTTGTTCTACGGTCCTCCTGGTACTGGTAAGACTCTGTTGGCCAAGGCCGTTGCCACGGAAGTCTCAGCAAACTTCATCTCCGTCAAGGGTCCTGAACTTTTGAGTATGTGGTACGGTGAATCTGAGTCTAACATTCGTGACATCTTCGACAAAGCAAGAGCTGCGGCCCCAACTGTGGTCTTCCTGGATGAATTGGACTCCATTGCCAAGGCTAGAGGTGGCTCAGTTGGCGATGCTGGCGGTGCTTCCGACAGAGTTGTCAACCAGCTGTTGACGGAAATGGATGGTATGAACGCAAAGAAGAACGTTTTCGTCATTGGTGCCACAAACAGACCAGACCAGATAGATCCTGCTATTCTAAGACCTGGTAGATTGGATCAGCTGATATATGTTCCACTACCAGATGAGATGGCCAGACTTTCGATCCTGAATGCCCAACTCAGAAACACCCCTCTAGAGCCCGGCCTGGAGCTAAGCACAATCGCCAAAGCCACTCAAGGCTTCTCTGGTGCTGATCTGTCCTACATCGTCCAGAGAGCTGCCAAGTTTGCAATCAAAGACTCGATTGAGGCTCAGAGGAGAGCATTGGCTGAACAGCAGAGCCGTGTCAAGACAGAAGACGTGGAGATGGGTGATGGTGCCGAAGCTGCCGAGCCAGCCGCCGCTGACGAAGAAATCGAAGATGCTGTCCCTTACATCACAAAGGAGCACTTCTCTGAGGCCATGAAGACCGCCAAGCGCTCAGTCTCGGACGCTGAGCTGCGCCGTTACGAGGCTTACTCTCAACAAATGAAAGCATCCAGAGGCCAGTACAGCAACTTCAGCTTCGATGACTCTCCTAGTGCTAACCAGCCCGCGGGCACTAACGAGCGCTCCGGTGCTGCTTTCGGCGAAGGCGCCGAGGAGGATGACGACCTGTATAGCTGA
- the PCL2 gene encoding cyclin PCL2 (similar to uniprot|P25693 Saccharomyces cerevisiae YDL127W PCL2 G1 cyclin associates with Pho85p cyclin-dependent kinase (Cdk) to contribute to entry into the mitotic cell cycle essential for cell morphogenesis localizes to sites of polarized cell growth) encodes MSDLEALLQFNKRRVSMEMIEFLASTSNSVIQVRTGESSAKVVSLVDFIKGLVVQSNVQTPTLMSTAVYLSKLRSIIPANVHGMETTRHRVFLGCLIIAAKNLNDSSPMNKHWASYTNGLLNTREVNTIERELLEYFDWNLRISTQDLVTCLSPFLTPIKDQLVSQKEDYLFFNSPVPSRSRLAAYHDSHSRSSSAMSIPSLVSSATMSTISTGGSRRTPLLPHSNSSNIHRIDENSYTYQSTKPVPGYAAPSLAKRSPSRPEKSHLARPIIMKTGLPGSTQSVSSQNKFGIKSNWASIFK; translated from the coding sequence ATGTCAGACTTGGAAGCATTGCTGcagttcaacaaaagacGTGTGTCGATGGAAATGATCGAGTTCCTGGCCTCGACATCGAACTCGGTTATTCAGGTGCGGACGGGCGAGTCCTCTGCGAAGGTGGTTTCATTGGTGGACTTCATCAAAGGGCTGGTGGTCCAATCCAACGTTCAGACTCCAACGTTGATGTCGACGGCCGTGTACCTGTCGAAGCTGCGCTCGATTATCCCAGCGAACGTCCATGGCATGGAGACTACGCGCCATAGGGTGTTCCTGGGCTGCCTGATAATAGCTGCCAAGAACCTCAACGACTCGTCCCCCATGAACAAGCACTGGGCCTCCTACACTAATGGTCTGCTCAACACGCGCGAAGTCAACACCATAGAGCGGGAGCTGCTAGAGTATTTCGACTGGAACCTGCGAATTTCCACGCAGGATCTCGTTACGTGCCTCTCGCCATTCCTGACGCCCATCAAAGACCAACTGGTGTCGCAAAAGGAGGACtatctctttttcaactcgCCAGTGCCCAGCCGCAGCAGGTTGGCGGCTTATCACGACTCGCACTCTCGCTCTTCAAGCGCTATGTCTATTCCATCGCTGGTTTCGAGCGCTACAATGTCTACGATATCGACTGGGGGGTCTAGAAGGACGCCACTACTGCCGCACTCGAATTCATCAAACATCCACCGCATTGACGAAAATAGCTACACATACCAGTCAACAAAGCCAGTCCCTGGCTATGCAGCACCTTCTCTCGCAAAGCGTTCTCCTTCAAGACCTGAGAAAAGCCATTTGGCGAGACCAATTATCATGAAAACGGGATTGCCTGGATCTACACAATCGGTTTCCAGTCAAAATAAATTCGGTATCAAATCCAACTGGGCATCAATATTCAAGTAG
- the VCX1 gene encoding Vcx1p (similar to uniprot|O13581 Saccharomyces cerevisiae YDL128W), which translates to MDTNTPLLPQSARTQKRSALQAVWRDIKIVFRSSPVNYLAVFVPLGLFFGYSHFSDTWVFLLNFIAIIPLAAMLAYATEELADKAGSTLGGLLNATLGNAVELIVSIIALSKGQVTIVQASMLGSILSNLLLVVGFCFVAGGYNREFQRFNQTAAQTMSSLLAISCASLLIPAAFRLSLPDNNKRQDLLINEKLLELSRGTSIVLLIVYVLFLWFQLKTHHHLFEQREVETDRTVDQHTKGSKLSIKSSLAFLAGTTVLVSLCADFLVGSIDNVVASSGLSKTFIGLIIIPIVGNAAEHVTAVIVARKDKMDLALGVAIGSSLQISLFVTPFMVLVGWAIGVPMSLSFSPFETTTLFIAVFLSNYLLQDGESHWLEGAMSIVTYVLIAMAFYYLPDENTMGSLIFST; encoded by the coding sequence ATGGACACTAACACCCCATTGTTGCCTCAGAGCGCAAGAACGCAGAAGCGCTCTGCTTTGCAAGCTGTCTGGAGAGACATCAAGATTGTGTTTCGCTCGTCTCCAGTCAACTACTTGGCGGTTTTCGTGCCACTAGGGCTGTTTTTCGGGTATAGCCACTTCTCTGACACCTGGGTCTtcctcttgaacttcatcgCTATCATCCCCTTGGCCGCCATGCTGGCATACGCCACGGAAGAACTCGCTGACAAGGCGGGGTCGACCTTGGGAGGCCTGCTGAACGCCACCCTGGGCAACGCCGTTGAACTCATCGTCTCTATCATCGCGCTGTCCAAGGGCCAGGTCACTATCGTGCAAGCCTCAATGCTGGGTAGTATCCTGTCCAACCTTCTATTGGTCGTAGGATTTTGCTTCGTCGCCGGAGGCTACAACAGAGAGTTCCAAAGGTTCAACCAGACAGCTGCTCAGACAATGTCCTCGCTGCTTGCGATCTCGTGCGCTTCACTGCTGATCCCAGCTGCTTTCAGACTGTCGCTGCCTGACAACAACAAGAGACAGGACCTTCTGATCAATGAGAAGCTCCTTGAGCTGTCCCGCGGTACCTCTATTGTTCTACTGATTGTCTACGTACTCTTCTTGTGGTTCCAGCTGAAGACCCATCATCACCTCTTTGAGCAGCGTGAGGTCGAAACTGACAGAACAGTGGACCAGCACACTAAGGGCTCAAAGCTCTCCATCAAGTCATCATTGGCATTTTTGGCTGGCACGACTGTACTCGTCTCACTCTGCGCTGATTTCCTAGTGGGCAGCATTGACAATGTGGTTGCTTCTTCCGGCTTGTCCAAGACTTTCATTGGTCTGATCATTATTCCCATTGTCGGAAACGCTGCTGAGCATGTCACCGCAGTCATTGTCGCCAGGAAGGACAAGATGGATCTTGCGCTGGGCGTTGCGATTGGTTCGTCTCTACAAATCTCACTCTTTGTCACCCCCTTCATGGTGCTTGTCGGGTGGGCTATCGGTGTGCCAATGAGCTTGTCATTCTCTCCTTTCGAGACAACCACCCTATTCATTGCGGTCTTCCTCTCGAATTACTTGTTGCAAGACGGTGAATCCCACTGGCTCGAGGGTGCCATGAGCATTGTCACCTACGTTTTGATCGCTATGGCGTTCTACTACCTTCCTGATGAGAATACCATGGGCTCTTTGATATTCTCTACTTGA